The proteins below come from a single Jaculus jaculus isolate mJacJac1 chromosome 12, mJacJac1.mat.Y.cur, whole genome shotgun sequence genomic window:
- the Spry1 gene encoding protein sprouty homolog 1 — protein sequence MDPPNQDGSRSSLVVIQQQSVDGQQRLDCERDIQPAAILSLDQIKAIRGSNEYTEGPSVVKRPALRTALRPEKQERTHETIPANVNHSSEHRPSSHLGHAGLPSSARGPVLSRSTSTGSAASSGSNSSASSDQGLLGRSPPTRLVPSHRSDRAIRTQPKQLLADDLKGSLKEDPTQHKFICEQCGKCKCEECTAPRTLPSCLACNRQCLCSAESMVEYGTCMCLVKGLFYHCSNDDEGDSYSDNPCSCSQSHCCSRYLCIGAMSVCLPCLLCYPPAKGCLKLCRGCYDWTHRPGCRCKNSNTVYCKLESWPSRGQGKPS from the coding sequence ATGGATCCCCCAAATCAGGATGGCAGCCGCAGCTCCTTAGTGGTGATCCAGCAGCAGTCTGTGGATGGCCAGCAAAGGTTAGACTGCGAAAGGGACATTCAGCCTGCTGCAATTCTGTCCTTAGACCAGATCAAAGCCATCAGAGGAAGCAATGAATACACAGAAGGACCCTCAGTGGTGAAAAGACCTGCTCTTCGGACGGCACTGAGAccagaaaagcaggaaagaactCATGAAACCATACCAGCCAATGTGAACCACAGCTCTGAGCATCGTCCTTCCAGCCATCTGGGACATGCAGGACTCCCCAGCAGTGCCAGGGGCCCTGTGTTGAGCAGATCAACCAGTACAGGAAGTGCAGCCAGCTCTGGGAGCAACAGCAGTGCCTCTTCTGACCAGGGCTTGCTGGGAAGGTCACCACCCACAAGGCTGGTCCCCAGTCATAGGTCTGACAGGGCCATCCGGACCCAGCCAAAGCAGCTGCTTGCAGATGACTTGAAGGGTTCCTTGAAAGAGGACCCCACCCAGCACAAGTTCATTTGTGAACAGTGTGGGAAGTGCAAGTGTGAAGAATGCACAGCCCCCAGGACCCTGCCCTCCTGCCTGGCCTGTAACCGCCAGTGCCTCTGCTCCGCAGAGAGCATGGTGGAGTACGGAACCTGTATGTGCCTGGTCAAGGGCCTCTTCTACCACTGCTCCAATGATGATGAAGGGGATTCTTATTCAGATAACCCATGCTCCTGTTCACAGTCTCACTGTTGCTCGAGATACCTGTGTATTGGAGCCATGTCTGTGTGTTTACCCTGCTTGCTGTGTTACCCACCTGCCAAGGGCTGCCTGAAGTTGTGCCGGGGCTGTTACGACTGGACCCACCGCCCAGGTTGCAGATGTAAGAACTCCAACACAGTCTATTGTAAGCTGGAGAGCTGGCCTTCCCGGGGTCAAGGGAAGCCGTCATGA